The region AATTACGACCCCTAGTGACCCCCGCCTCGTCGAGCCACCCTTGTTTGCGGAGCGTGATGCCGCAGGCGTTCAAACACTGCCATAATGATCCCCGAGCCCACGCCGCACAGGGGCTTCAACATTCATAATTGATCCTTCTTACTTTTCCTGTCCCCCCCCCCTTCATCGTTCATCCTTCATCCTTTCTGAAATCCCCGGCACGCCGCCGCAACTCCGGAAACACCCGCTTCACCAACGCATCCCGCTCCGCCTGCATGTCGTGGAACGTGCTGCTGACAAACACCCGGACTTTTCGTGATTCCTGATTCATACTGGTTTCCCGACGGTCACGGTAATCACAATGGGCGCGCCGGTGTCGGCATCGTAGAAGTCCGAGTCATCGAACAGGATGTTCCACAGCGCCGACAGCGCAAACTCGAAGGCATCAAAATTGGTCGTCTTGGTAGAATCCCCCGGCCCTACGAGGCAAACAAAGGCCCCTCCCACGCGCCATTCCAGTTCCCGTATCCCCCGGAATCGTTCGATTCTGATGTGCCGGATCTTCATGACACTCCCTCAGTGTAGCGGGACCTGTGGGGCCGCAGTCCATCCATTTGCCCGATCATGCGCTTGAACCCGGACGGACCTCAACTACACGGAACTGCATCTGGCCGGACTGATTCCCGCTCATCTGGCCAATTCCCGTCACGACGCTGAAATTGACGCGGTCGTCCCTTTTAAATCCCGTGTCGCTGACTATGATGTACCGAGCGAGCTCAGGGAAGCTATTCTTGAGCAGTTTGTGAACGGCGATATTGAAAGAGAGTGCGTTCGGGTTGGCCCAGTCTTTTGTGTACGACATTCTTGCCAATCGAGTCTTCTCGGTTGGAGCCGGAAGGTCGCCAGAATTCACGAAACCTAAGGCTATTGAGGTCGCTTCTTGAGCGGTAGGCAGGCGTTCCAACTGCCATACAACAAGATAAATGGGATCGAAATGTGGAAACTTTCGCGGGAAGCCTTCCTCATTTAAGGCGTCGACCGCTGCTTTCAAATCAGGCAGTTTCCCAGAATCCTGATCCGATCGGCAGCGCAGTAATCGTGGATTCCGGCGCGTGGGAGATGCTGCTCCTGTCGAGTCCTGCTTCGCACTGAGGAGACGCTGTTTCACTTCCTGCAGGCGCTTTTCGTAATGAGTACCGAACGTGATCCATTGCGATGTCTGTCTCATCTGCTCAATCGCGATTTCAAACGCGACCACCGCCGCTGGAGAATCGCCCAGGCGGGTGTATGCCTCTGCCAAGTGAGCGTAATCCGCAGCAGTCTCAGGCGAATTCCTATGGTGTTTTTCCGCATAACAAATAGCGTCCTCGATCTTTAGCGCGGCCATTTCCCATTCTCCGAGCAACTCGTACGTTGCGTAACACATTCCGAGAATTGCCATTCGTTCGTCGGAAGGCGCGCGGCCGACTACGCCAGCAAAGGCGACTTCCAAAGCACTCGTCGCTTCAAGCGCCTGTTCTTTATTGCCGGCTTCGGCTGCGGCTTTAGCTCGCATGGCCATTTCAGCCATTTCTCGGGTTATCGCTTTGGCCATGTTGTTGTTCTCCTGTGGGTGATCACGCACCTTTGAAAAAGTTTTCCGCGTAGTCGCCGAGTTCAATCCGCAACCTCTGGGTCAGCAACCGAATCCTCTCGTCGCCCGGAACTCTGACAATAGCTTGTTCAAGAAGGCTCAACGCAAGTTCTTTCAGTCGTCGCGGACTCGCATCTTCGACCTGAGTCTTGATGGAATCGGCCTGCTTCACATAGCAGCACGCCAATGGGTAAAGCACCTCTGTCCGGCTTGGACAAGCGCTATGAGCCCTTTTAAGACAGTCCAACGCACCAGGGAGCAGTGTCTCGAATTCAAGTTTGAGGATGCCCAAACGAATTAGCAGTTCAGGATGGTCCCCGTAAACATCTCGGCCAACTTCGTAACAATGCATCGCATCACCAAAACGTCGTAACGCCTCCCATCGTCGTCCTCGGTCGATGCAGGCTTGAACCTCCTCGGATATCGTGTTTGCATGCTGTTTCTCGCCACGGTCGATAATCATCGCCGTGCAGGTTGGTTGTGGCGGATTTCCCTCCTTCGAGCCGACGATGAAGATCTCATAGCGGTCCGGATCATTCAAGAAATGGCCGCCCCCTTGAGCAGCGATGTACTTTTTCATCTGCTCCGGTACGTCGCCTGCTGGGTCGTAGGGAAACGACATCGCAACAGGAACTTGACCAGACTTGTCGGCAAATGCGTCAAGGACATCGATATTGTGCGATTTGGCGTAAACCATGTTGATCCCGAACGCCAGGCCGAACCCTTCCTCTTCGCTCGGTCGTGAGTTCTCACGCAAGATGTAATAGGCGACGGTTTTCATTGAAGTCTTCTTTGGATGGTTCATGGACTCACTGGACTCCTTTCATTCGGCGATAGGAAAGTGCAAGGTAAATTGGTGCAGGGCGGGCCAGTTGCCGCGTTGTGCGCCATTATCGGCAACCTGCACAATCCCGTTACGAAATCGAACTCCCACTGCCGGGTCAGGTATGCAAATTGATGCTGCCCAAAAATCGGAGTGCAAAGAAGTTAGCCGAATACGTCCACTCTCGAAGGCCACCACGATGCATCCCTTGAAGTTTGTTTCGCGTTCAATAGCTATACCCTCAACACCAAGGTCTTCAGTAATCAGTCGGCGGGATTGAAGACAGCAGCCTTCCGCTATCGAACAGAAGAGTAGCGCATCATTTTCGCTTTGGCAGATGACTTCTTGAGACCCAACATGAACAACTCCTCTCCCAAGTCCAACAATCAAGATGTCCTTCTCCGGTATTTCGTCCAATGCTGTACAGAACCCCCGATATTCAATGGTCCCGCTGATTTGACCGGATGGGACTTCGACGAACAGGAGGTTGCGACGGAGATCGGGATCAAACGTCCCGCGCCCATTCGGACTTTCCAAGACCGTTGATTCCAAGGGAACCGCCAGGAGTTTCCCGTTGCGGCAGAAACGAAGTGGGGCGCGTTTGAGCGGGCGCGTTTGAACAGCCATGAACTGTGTCAAGGAGAGATCAAGGCGTTGTTCAAGCATGGGTTTACGATTACCAATTTCGTACATGATAAGCCGATCATTCTCAATTAAGGCCAAAAACCGTCCGTCGGACGATATGGTCATGGAATGCTTTTCGGCACCGCCGACCTGCTCCATATATTCCGGTTCTCCTGTTGAGGGAGTAAGGAAGTAAATCTCGTCATTTCGCGCGGCTACAATTCTTTCGCGCGTCTGGTCAATACAGAAACAGTTGCAGCCGAATGGTAGATAGCGGGAATCGGCAGTTGGAGAGTCTGTCCTCACTTTTTGGTTTCGGTCCAGAAAGACGAGATCTCTGGATCGATCAAGAAAGCGTACATCGTTTATCGGACCTGCTGGAAATCCACTTTGCCCAATTGACTTTGTCTTACATGCCTGTTTGACCGCGTCAATTTCAAACACTCGCACAACGCCGTTTGAGCCAGCGGTAGCCAGGTAATTGCCACACGATGAAAAACAGATGCTTGACACTTGGCCACGAACGCCAGGCCAGAATCCTGAGACTAACTCGAAATCACTTCCTGCATTGGGCTCAACCGAGATGTAGCCGTTGCGATGCCCCACAACAATCAGTCGGTGCTGCGGACAGTAGGCAAGACAAGTTCCGGTGCCTTGGATGAGATTGACTTCTCGCTTAAGTTCGCCCTCAAGACTACGAATGGCAAGAACCCCGTCCGCACCAATGGTCGCAATCTCCATGTCCTTCTCGAGAAAGGCGCAGGCGTTAATGCCACCTGAATGAACCACAGCGCAGAAACCGGTGCTCATCGCAAGCGTTCCGTCGCCGAAGCAAACCGCCATCACTTGTTCATTCGAGCTCACGCTTATGAAATTGACGTGTGGGATCCCTCCGACATACGGCATTTTTAATGGCTGGATGCGATCCGTGCCCCTGAAACGAACGATTCGAGCGATGTCATATCCGACCTCTGACACCAAGAATGTC is a window of Lentisphaerota bacterium DNA encoding:
- a CDS encoding DUF4062 domain-containing protein produces the protein MNQESRKVRVFVSSTFHDMQAERDALVKRVFPELRRRAGDFRKDEG
- a CDS encoding ATP-binding protein, whose protein sequence is MKIRHIRIERFRGIRELEWRVGGAFVCLVGPGDSTKTTNFDAFEFALSALWNILFDDSDFYDADTGAPIVITVTVGKPV